The genome window ctatttaaaaaatgcGTACAAGCTATGAAGgataatatgtatgtatgtatgtatgtatgtatgtatgtatgtatgtatgtatgtatgtatgtatgtatgtatgtatgtatgtatgtatgtatgtatatctaCATCCACTTAAACTTTCCCTCTTCCAGGCCCCAACAACCACTAAATTGCCTCAATCATGAAAACCAATAATAGATTGATCACTATTTAAAATCTTACTGGTGTCATATTCTTATATgcatttcttaaaatttttacctAAACTTTAGTCAGTGCCTTCAAACGCATTCCAAGCATATGAAGGTCGACCATAAAGGATCTTCTTAATAGACAAAATGTATTCTATTTCTTAGGGAAAAACAATTAGGAATGAGTTTACCTCATTCTGTAGTTTCCCTTGGTAAAACCCTACTTTTAAAGTCGCTTGTTGGAGATATGAACTAAGAAAGAAACTAAAGTGGAGAAGAAACGAGTATGATAGCGATATAAAATTATctgttaatatttttcattaattttcaaCGAGAAAAAACATTACAATTTATAACAAGATTTCTTTCCTCGTACTCTACCAAAAACGTCTAATCTCCTAAAAAACTGAGAAAACATAACTTGTACACAAAGGCTAACATGACAAAATTagcatttaaacatattttcaaggAGAAGTCAATCATCAATGCATCACTCACATGACAGTTTGCCAACCTTCTCATATTTTGACTGTGCACCACATGACTCATGCTTGGACTGTTCGTTATGTTTGTTCGCCATTTGGATGGTTTGCCATTTATGTTGTTCGCCATATGTGTTCGCCAATGCATGGCTGGCTATCTAACAACACTCCTCATTGGCTTCCATGCTGCGAACACCAATTTCATTCCTCAATTTATCGAACCTCACCTTTCTAAGAGGCTTGGCCAGAATATTTACTTGCTGAACTTCTGAACTGCAATGAACCAAAGTTACTTCCTTGCttttttcaacttctttcacaAAATGGTACTTGATCTTGAAATGTTTTGTCTTCCCATGGATATTAAGGATGAGTGTTCAACCGAATcaagtgaaaaaatttcgagttgacgaGTCCTACTTTATCAtcttaactcaatttgaattttttcgaatcgagtcaagtgaaatgaaattcgagttGAGTCTAATCGAGTGAAactgtttgagttaaattaaaaaattaaatatgtcaaattaaaatcttgttacagtATAACTGATTTCATGTTAGAggcataaatttgaaatcatatatatttgaaaatttttcaaagaaaaaaaagataccttagtatgataaacttgaaccattaattaacttatttaggttccaaaattatcattttaattttttaactttctttatatattctttataattttttaaaatttgaaaattttaaaaatataaaatttgaaaatttataaatattttcaattttagaaattattttgaattttttgttgaaagagaccaatttgctcattttcaaaattgacaaggaTCAAAGGGATATTTACACCGATCTGTTAtacgaattgtaaaattcaactcaaccCGAAACTCGATTTTTTTCGAATAGAATCGAATTTTACTCACCCTATTTAATAAGTTATTGggtataaattatgttattactaCAAAATCATTGATTAACGCTACTTTATTAATAGAGTGAGAAAGGTTAGTTTAAGTAAATCATTGATTAAAGCTATTTACTAAAAAAGTTAcggataattttgaaattagaaaatatagaTCTTTTAagtaaatatctcaaaattatttttataaaaaatgtctATTATAAATGATAAGCTTTtctgaataataaatgataattttttaaatattattataaatcaataatttggccttaaaataatattatgtttaattgataacatataaaaatatgttttatatttatttattattttattagtcatattttatatttgttaatcatactttagtgttatttttaaatatactttttacaaAACATacgtaaattttttaaaataatttgtgttCTTTTTATATGAAAAGATAGGTTTAATATAAgatttggtacttgaatttggtatttttcttaatttggtatctaaatttttCTAGTGAAATTTGTTACTTAAACTTGTCATCCATTACATAAAATACTCCAAAACGTTAACgatgttaattattttatgcgGTGGAACACATAACTAATGTATGGTTGACATATAGCATATGAAACCATTACAATATCGACGTggaaaatacataaaatttttaacttgtaATAACCTTTTTGGGAAattctttactaaaatttaatcccattttgtttcaaaactaaatcctaaaccatacAACTACTAAATCATTCATCTTTTTCAGATTTCTTTGCaatcaaagaaagaaatcaatatcaagtaaattttgcattttatctTGAGTGGGtctcttgatttttttatttgaaaatctatttttctttttttataaactcttttctaatttttatttatgattttttgttaAACATTGAAGGAATAAATTGTGTTTTGCTATTGAAATATCAGGTTTTCAATATTTGAAACCTGAAATATGTTGTTATTTTAAACTGTGTTTTGTATTTGGGTTaggtttcttttatttgctttaagGAATTTGATAATCGATTAAGAGTTCTTTTTAAGGGTTCAAAATAAGTATCTAACTTGGGAAATCAAGTTGAGAGATTTCGAAATTGAGTTCATGCTCTGATAGGTTCTCCTTGATATGGTTCAGAGTTATAATATGATTTGAAactcattttgattttgaataattaaattttttatagcaCATCTTTAAGGAACCTGCTTTTCTAAGAGTGAACTAAGTGAATTGAGATTATTGACTATGATTGTAGATAGGTTAGggaacaaagttttttttatttgatttttttctaatttttatttatattttgttaatttgctattcaaatattagcttttcaatatatattttttggtagaCTAAAAGAGGAAGCTAAAGAAGGTTAGGCTCCATGCAGCCTATCACAGGAGATCCTTGTACTATCCAAGCAAAGGATATGCTTCAACACGTTTGGTGAGTTCTCCAACCAACTGAAGCTGATCGGATTATCATACGAAAGTCTTGGTAGAAAATCAAcaaccaaattttaaatcatattttgtgTTTGGGTTaggttttttatttggtttaggGAATTTGAAAATCAATAGTTATGCCATTGTTGTTAGCACTGCAAATATCACATGGAATTggtattttgaaacaaaaaaaggtAACGTTTTAACCAAATTACTTATTTGGAGTTTGGGCTGTTGCGATTTTGTTTTTGAGTCAATATCGAGGGTagagtaaatataaatatattcatgtGGTGAGGACATATTGTGATACTACTTATAATgccataatttaatttacatctGGATACTACTGCTTATAATGTGGTTATCAGGCTACTTTGTGAGAAAGGGGATATGGATATGGGTCATAAATTGATGATAGAGATTGGATTGATTGATCTTTATCCTGATATGAGGACTTATTTTGCAATGGTCAAGGGGTTCTGTAATGCTGGTAGATTGGAGGAGGCTTGTGAGTTGTTCCAGGCTATGAAGGGGCAAGGGTTTTCTCCAAATGTTGTGGCTTATTTCATGCTTCTTGAGGGTATTTGTAAGCACATGAGTACGAGAAAGGAATTAGAATTATTAGGGGAGATGGACAAAGCAGGTAGGAATTGTAGTCCGAATGTAATCACATATACATTTGTGATTAAAAGCTTTTGTGAGAAGGGTCAAACAATAAAGGCATTGAGAATTTTGAATAGAATGGAAGCTTGCCAGTGTGTTCCTAACTATATAATCGTTATTACTTTGATCATGGGTCTTTGCGTCGAGGGGCATGTAAAAGAAGCATGTAAGTTGATCGATAGAGTTACCGGACGTGGTGTTTCCAATAGTGATTGCTATAGTTCTCTTGTATTGGCTTTGATTAGGATTAATAGACTCGATGAGGTAGAGAAGCTCTTTAGGAAAATGTTAGTAAGTGGGGCTAAACCCAGTGCCATTGCTTGTAGTACCATGATTAGGGAGATTTGTCGTGAGGGACAAGTGCTAGATAGTTTTTGCTTATACAATGAAATCAAGCGAATGCTATACTTTTCATCCATCGACACTGAGATCTATTCTATTCTTTTGGTTGGCTTGTGTCAACAAAACCATTCGGTTGAAGCTACAAAGCTTGCTAGGTTAATGCTTAGAAAAATGATTCGCTTGGAAGCTCCGTATGATGAAATCATTGTGGAAGCCAATGTCCTAACCACATTATAACCATGTTAAAAATTCCCATGAATTAACAATAAACCGATTAtgttttaaactaataaaaattatctcGATTTTGAAGCATTATTCATTTCGGTTGTGCATAATAGTtaatttgattatgttattcttaagttattgttttattatgccGATTACTATTAAATTATGGtttgaattgtttgattaaaattaaattgattaaaatatattgttcTCCCTCATATCTCAAGCTAAATATTATTGATTATGTTTGAAACGAAAACACAATGAACAAGTTTCGAAATATCAAATGATGAAATATAACatcaaatgaaattgaaaacaaatgaGACCGTATGCATTAGAATCAAAAGTTTCAAATAGTTGCAAACATTCGAATTTCAAATGACAAAATATAACATCAAATGAAATTGGAAACAAATTTCCATcgtttataacaaaaaaatttcaaaatatttgcaaACATTCCTAAATAGTTCTAATATTCATAATAGTCTATTTTCATAGCCAACATCCAGGTTTTAATAGGCAACAACTAACTACATTGAGTAAttaaatcttaataggcaaagtTTCCAAATATtgctatttttaaattttggcatTTGTGATTCTGCTATCTTTTGTACCTATTGTTGCATCAATGTTAATTTCCTTCCTTTTGCTAGTTTTCTTTCTCTTGGGTAAAGAGATTAATATTTCACCTTAAAACTCAAGCTTCATAAAAAACAAACATAACATCagtaaaattaaacttatacaataaaccataaataaaactttaaaggcAAATCACttacattcaaaatttgaagcCCATTCtatcatatgtatataaacCAATCCCTTGCAAgatttgtttttcctttctccCAAGTCAACCAAAATTTGGCGCGAAAGTTGAAGTTGGTATTGATGGACCACCAATTGTAGGGGTTGAATGTGCTTTTGAAACATTGGAATAAACAGTAAAAATTCCTTGACCCTATAAGAAATCATAAAgttattcattttatataaaaattcataatatttataataaaaagtttACCTCAACTATTGGTTGTGATGGTGGAGTTGTAATAGTAGGTGCTCTTGTATCAAGATTTACTACATCTCTTGATCTAAGTTGGtagaaaatttcattttcctaCAAAAGTATAACAAATGTAagttaaatatcttaaaattaaaaatattgtaatattaataCATGAATGGTTACCTGATTTGAAGTGCCACTAGTAGGGACTGAGTTGTCTGTGATAAGGGTTGGACCATTATTGATAGGTGCCGAAGTGCTCTGCAACAATAACGACcacataaatttatatagaTGCATGcacaataaaattgaataagaaaaataaatcaagaaattcTCACACAACTTTTTGCATTGTTTCCGATCTTGAAACACTTTTGGCATCGTATTTTCCTTCCCCTCCTTAATAATTGAGTGCCACAACTTGATTCACCTGCCTCATTCACTCTGCATCTCTTGGGTCTTCCAGGCATTTTTCTTGGGATAGGTGGATCAATTGGTCCCATGTTTGTTTTTGTCTAGAATTTTTCACTTGGTAGAGGAGGTAATACACATTtatgtagttttttttatataaatctaTACAATATCCAGCAAAGACATAATTTGCAATATCTTTTTGCTTCTACAATATGACAGCAATGGAATGAGGGCATGGGATACTAGTGAGATTCCAAGCCCTACAAGTGAATTTTCATTTAACAAGGTCAACCACATAAACATTATTTCCATAGACCACTTCAAATCCTTC of Gossypium raimondii isolate GPD5lz chromosome 3, ASM2569854v1, whole genome shotgun sequence contains these proteins:
- the LOC105795930 gene encoding pentatricopeptide repeat-containing protein At5g47360, with protein sequence MQPITGDPCTIQAKDMLQHVWLLCEKGDMDMGHKLMIEIGLIDLYPDMRTYFAMVKGFCNAGRLEEACELFQAMKGQGFSPNVVAYFMLLEGICKHMSTRKELELLGEMDKAGRNCSPNVITYTFVIKSFCEKGQTIKALRILNRMEACQCVPNYIIVITLIMGLCVEGHVKEACKLIDRVTGRGVSNSDCYSSLVLALIRINRLDEVEKLFRKMLVSGAKPSAIACSTMIREICREGQVLDSFCLYNEIKRMLYFSSIDTEIYSILLVGLCQQNHSVEATKLARLMLRKMIRLEAPYDEIIVEANVLTTL